The proteins below are encoded in one region of Mya arenaria isolate MELC-2E11 chromosome 15, ASM2691426v1:
- the LOC128219511 gene encoding uncharacterized protein LOC128219511, translating into MKSKIGNGNTEKNGEKHNEHGPPSLPLLLSFPTTLSRSLFHFPASPPLPLPHSFHFPLPSSPPFIPPSLFLFHTTTFLLPLSFPSPPPSLSLLHSTSTSLPSSPSRFFITVPLPPSFIPLPLLPSLSSSFITPPSLSLFHSTPLPLPLSYHLPLSPSFIPLPASLPPSLSTFHFNLPPFLSLSLFNYNSPSSLIHSTPLPPSLSLSLFLFHTTSLRLPLSSPSPPRLPPSPSYISTSTSMPSPPSRFFIKIPPPPFSFYSPSLPPSLSLFLFHTTTLPLPLSFHFPPSPSSSFIPPPSFNLFRSPPPPSISLLHSTSTSLPPPLSFHFPLLHITSLLLPVSFHFQLPPSFIPPPSLFLFHSTSPSLPLPLSFHSPLTLFHSTSTPSLSPSFIPPPSLFLFHSTSPSIPHPFSFHFHLPPSFIPPPSLFLFQSTSPSLPLPRSFHFTLPLSLPLSFHIHLPPSLHFHPLPPPSHPIFHSTSPSLPLPRSFHIHLPPSPSFFSLPPPSPLFIPLSLPPFRNARKAMEIPIRKAKSTKSTNKLSISFSLSLSLFHSPSPSPFFPSLS; encoded by the coding sequence ATGAAAAGCAAGATAGGCAATGGAAACACCGAAAAGAATGGCGAAAAGCACAACGAGCACGGACCCCCTTCTCTGCCTCTCCTTCTTTCCTTCCCCACCACTCTCTCCCGCTCCCTCTTTCATTTCCCTGCCTCTCCCCCTCTTCCACTCCCACACTCATTCCACTTCCCCCTCCCTTCATCTCCTCCTTTCATTCCCCCCTCCCTCTTCCTCTTTCATACCACCACATTCCTTCTCCCTCTTTCATTCCCCTCCCCGCCTCCCTCCCTCTCCCTCCTACATTCCACTTCAACCTCCCTCCCTTCCTCTCCCTCTCGCTTTTTCATTACAGTTCCCCTCCCTCCCTCCTTCATTCCACTCCCCCTCCTTCCCTCTCTCTCTTCCTCTTTCATAACACCACCCTCCCTCTCCCTCTTTCATTCCACTCCCCTCCCTCTTCCTCTTTCATACCACCTTCCTCTTTCACCCTCTTTCATTCCCCTCCCcgcctccctccctccctctctctctaCATTCCACTTCAACCTCCCTCCCTTCCTCTCCCTCTCGCTTTTTAATTACAATTCCCCTTCCTCCCTCATTCATTCCAcccccctccctccctccctctccCTCTCCCTCTTCCTCTTTCATACCACCAGCCTCCGTCTCCCTCTTTCATCCCCCTCCCCTCCCCGCCTCCCTCCCTCTCCCTCCTACATTTCCACTTCAACCTCCATGCCTTCCCCTCCCTCTcgctttttcattaaaattccCCCTCCCCCTTTTTCATTCTACTccccctccctccctccctccctctccCTCTTCCTCTTTCATACCACCACCCTCCCTCTCCCTCTTTCATTCCACTTCCCTCCCTCTCCCTCTTCCTCTTTCATACCACCTCCCTCTTTCAATCTCTTTCGTTCCCCTCCGCCTCCCTCCATCTCCCTCCTTCATTCCACTTCCACCTCCCTCCCTCCCCCTCTTTCATTCCACTTCCCCCTCTTGCATATCACCTCCCTCCTTCTCCCTGTATCATTTCACTTCCAACTCCCTCCCTCTTTCATTCCACCTCCCTCCCTCTTCCTCTTTCATTCCACTTCCCCCTCCCTCCCTCTCCCTCTTTCATTCCACTCCCCCCTCACCCTTTTTCACTCCACTTCCACTCCATCTCTCTCTCCCTCTTTCATTCCCCCTCCCTCCCTCTTCCTTTTTCATTCCACTTCCCCCTCCATCCCTCACCCTTTTTCATTCCACTTCCACCTTCCTCCCTCTTTCATTCCACCTCCCTCCCTCTTCCTATTTCAATCCACTTCCCCCTCCCTCCCTCTCCCTCGTTCATTCCACTTCaccctccctctctctctccctctttcattccacatacaccTCCCTCCCTCTCTCCATTTTCATCCACTTCCACCTCCCTCCCACCCCATCTTTCATTCCACTTCCCCCTCCCTCCCTCTCCCTCGTTCATTCCACATCCACCTCCCTCCCTCTCCATCTTTCTTTTCACTTCCACCTCCCTCTCCCCTTTTCATTCCCCTATCCCTACCTCCCTTCCGAAACGCACGGAAAGCAATGGAAATACCGATAAGAAAGGCGAAAAGCACAAAGAGCACGAACAAACTCTCTATCTCATTCTCCCTCTCGCTCTCCCTCTTTCATTCGCCTTCCCCCTCCCCCTTCTTTCCCTCCCTATCCTAA
- the LOC128219053 gene encoding uncharacterized protein LOC128219053, whose product MAMTWYTTCFFAFLALSNAQMTREQLRSTILAIDPVFAHRREDPMMVSQNTNIFLPTDAAAVASGAEILDSTFVGTVEASVQADTPVTQPAKGPKPNTITKTIPSPSTPKPTTTTLTPDPMHKNKAIHEVKKPIPAEKITDVDMAEASRNHCSFKIPYPDPSRPQPSEQCPTNLFIGPDMSLGRLTFIMKRSTNEPLSPSFLNRVRNRITQSDFDKKCLLPALHAQTLGEEACRSNELTAYLQWLMYLRHQLDQA is encoded by the exons ATGGCCATGACCTGGTATACGACCTGTTTCTTCGCCTTTCTGGCCTTATCCAACGCCC aaatGACTCGCGAGCAGTTAAGGTCTACGATACTTGCGATTGACCCTGTGTTCGCACACAGACGCGAGGATCCGATGATGGTATCTCAAAACACAAATATCTTCCTCCCAACAGACGCGGCCGCGGTGGCATCGGGGGCGGAAATTTTAGATTCAACATTCGTTGGGACGGTTGAGGCGAGCGTCCAAGCAGATACGCCGGTTACTCAGCCTGCTAAAGGACCCAAGCCgaacacaataacaaaaacaataccatCTCCGTCAACTCCGAAACCAACGACAACCACCTTAACTCCTGATCCAATGCATAAAAACAAAGCCATACACGAAGTCAAGAAGCCAATTCCTGCCGAAAAAATAACTGACGTTGATATGGCAGAAGCCAGTCGAAACCATTGTTCGTTCAAGATTCCATACCCCGACCCATCCAGGCCCCAGCCATCCGAACAGTGCCCCACCAACTTATTTATTGGCCCCGACATGAGCCTCGGCCGTCTCACCTTCATTATGAAGAGAAGTACAAACGAACCCCTTTCCCCGAGTTTTCTCAACCGTGTCCGGAACAGGATTACCCAGAGTGATTTCGACAAAAAATGTCTACTTCCGGCATTGCACGCGCAAACTCTTGGCGAGGAAGCGTGCAGATCGAACGAACTTACAGCTTATTTGCAGTGGCTCATGTATCTTCGACACCAGTTGGACCAAGCGTAA